A genomic segment from Lignipirellula cremea encodes:
- a CDS encoding Hsp70 family protein, translating into MTVVTSVSDFRKRLVDSTLMKAEQVDRFLQKLPPQSQPESGNRLGRLLVKSDLLTAYQVEQLLLPDGRRLVLGNVVLQQPLASGGMGEVFRGYHRRMKRNAVVKMLHASVGDEAAQRRFEREIQAAARLSHPHIITTFDADQIDGAWYMVMEYVEGVDLATLVVRSGPLPVAAAISYVMQAARGLGYAHSKGVIHRDVKPSNILVDSSGVVKVFDLGLARFEEGRRPQADESLTGEQQIVGTVEYMAPEQARGGNIDRRCDIYGLGCTLHRLLTGSPPYVGSELMQVLVGDVDLPFPALHDIRPDCPLELETVFQRMIARRPADRYRSMKEVLTALKPIAAVVGVSPQPPKFSLASLAETQPILTPDPDSPMSSPDQPTAWDLSPTLSPNARAPELAIGIDLGTTHSALAYLDEHGRPQTANNMEGDKTTPSAVFFDGPDVIVGKEAVKAMGVDALNVAETSKRDLGFQFYHKPLAGREFPPQALEAWILNKLRVDAERTLGPLQKAVITVPAYFDEVRRKATQDAGYIAGFEVLDIINEPTAAALAFGFRQGYFEKQVGEGARNILVYDLGGGTFDVTVMEIDGNRFKALATDGDWLLGGRDWDQRLIDFVAEEFIRAHGLDPRTDPNVHGMLWRECEDAKRTLTARQKAMVTVSHAGRNHRVEVSRKVFQEVTQDLLDRTLFTTRQTLQAANLEWPDLDRVLLVGGSTRMPAVVEALRKMSGKEPDCSISPDEAVAHGAALYAGLILSEQSGRKPQFLVQNVNSHSLGVIATNQQTGRRQTSVMIPRNTPLPVTATQNFTTSRDNQKSIHVQIVEGESKSPEDCYPLGACTLRNLPPNLPAQTRIAVRFHYETNGRLEVTVKVDGVDNPLKQEITRSTAMTSEQIDSWRQFISGRGPGPGAATTTKPT; encoded by the coding sequence ATGACAGTTGTAACAAGTGTTTCTGACTTCAGAAAACGTCTTGTCGATAGCACGCTGATGAAAGCGGAGCAGGTCGATCGTTTTCTGCAGAAGCTGCCGCCGCAAAGCCAGCCGGAAAGTGGAAATCGCCTGGGCCGCCTGCTGGTCAAAAGCGATCTGCTGACAGCCTACCAGGTGGAGCAGCTGTTGCTGCCCGACGGACGTCGCCTGGTGCTGGGAAACGTGGTTCTGCAGCAACCTCTGGCCAGCGGAGGGATGGGCGAAGTTTTCCGCGGCTATCACCGCCGGATGAAGCGGAACGCGGTCGTGAAAATGCTGCATGCCTCCGTCGGCGATGAGGCGGCCCAAAGGCGGTTTGAACGCGAGATCCAGGCGGCCGCGCGGCTCTCTCATCCCCATATTATCACCACCTTTGACGCCGACCAGATCGATGGCGCCTGGTACATGGTGATGGAATATGTCGAAGGCGTGGATCTGGCGACGCTGGTCGTCCGCTCGGGTCCCTTGCCTGTCGCCGCGGCGATCAGCTATGTCATGCAGGCGGCCCGCGGACTGGGTTACGCCCACAGCAAAGGGGTCATCCACCGCGATGTGAAGCCGAGCAACATTCTGGTCGACTCCAGCGGCGTGGTGAAGGTTTTCGACCTGGGGCTGGCCCGCTTTGAAGAAGGCCGCCGTCCCCAGGCCGACGAAAGCCTGACTGGCGAGCAGCAGATCGTCGGCACCGTGGAATACATGGCGCCGGAACAGGCTCGCGGGGGGAATATTGATCGCCGGTGCGACATTTACGGCCTCGGCTGCACTCTGCATCGCCTGTTGACCGGTTCCCCTCCCTATGTGGGAAGCGAGCTGATGCAAGTCCTGGTCGGCGACGTCGACCTGCCTTTTCCTGCTCTTCACGACATACGACCGGACTGCCCGCTGGAGCTGGAGACTGTTTTCCAGCGGATGATCGCCCGGCGCCCCGCTGACCGTTACCGGTCAATGAAAGAGGTGCTGACGGCGCTCAAGCCGATTGCCGCGGTGGTAGGCGTGAGCCCGCAGCCCCCTAAATTTTCGTTAGCCTCGCTTGCCGAGACTCAACCGATTCTTACTCCCGACCCCGATTCTCCTATGTCGTCGCCGGACCAGCCCACCGCCTGGGATCTTTCGCCCACCCTATCGCCAAACGCCCGCGCCCCCGAACTGGCGATTGGGATCGACCTGGGCACAACCCACTCCGCCCTGGCGTACCTCGATGAACATGGACGCCCGCAAACCGCCAACAACATGGAAGGGGACAAAACCACGCCCAGCGCCGTGTTCTTTGACGGGCCCGATGTGATTGTCGGTAAAGAGGCCGTCAAAGCGATGGGGGTCGACGCCTTGAATGTGGCGGAAACCTCAAAACGCGATCTGGGCTTCCAGTTTTATCACAAGCCGCTGGCCGGTCGGGAATTTCCGCCGCAAGCGCTGGAAGCCTGGATTCTGAACAAGCTGCGCGTCGACGCCGAGCGCACGCTGGGGCCGCTGCAGAAGGCCGTGATTACGGTGCCTGCGTACTTCGACGAGGTTCGCCGCAAAGCGACGCAGGACGCCGGTTACATCGCGGGCTTTGAGGTGCTCGACATCATCAATGAGCCGACAGCCGCCGCCCTGGCGTTCGGCTTTCGGCAGGGATATTTCGAGAAACAGGTCGGCGAAGGCGCCAGGAACATTCTCGTTTACGACCTGGGCGGCGGCACGTTCGATGTCACGGTGATGGAAATCGACGGCAACCGCTTCAAAGCACTCGCCACCGATGGCGACTGGCTGCTGGGCGGACGTGACTGGGACCAGCGCCTGATCGACTTCGTCGCTGAGGAGTTCATCAGGGCCCACGGACTGGATCCCCGCACCGACCCGAACGTCCACGGCATGCTGTGGCGGGAGTGCGAGGACGCCAAACGTACCCTGACGGCCCGGCAAAAAGCGATGGTCACAGTTTCCCATGCGGGACGTAACCATCGGGTCGAAGTCTCGCGAAAGGTCTTTCAAGAGGTCACCCAGGACCTGCTCGATCGCACGCTGTTCACGACCCGGCAGACCCTGCAGGCGGCAAACCTGGAATGGCCGGATCTCGATCGCGTCCTGCTGGTGGGCGGTTCCACCCGGATGCCGGCCGTGGTCGAAGCGCTGCGTAAAATGTCCGGCAAGGAGCCCGACTGCAGCATCTCTCCCGATGAAGCGGTCGCTCATGGCGCGGCCCTGTACGCCGGGTTGATCCTCAGCGAGCAATCGGGCCGCAAGCCGCAGTTCCTGGTGCAGAATGTCAACTCGCACAGCCTGGGCGTGATCGCCACTAACCAGCAAACGGGTCGCCGGCAAACGTCGGTCATGATTCCACGGAACACCCCGCTGCCGGTCACCGCCACGCAGAATTTCACAACCAGCCGCGACAACCAGAAATCCATTCATGTGCAAATCGTCGAAGGCGAAAGCAAGTCGCCCGAGGACTGCTATCCCCTGGGCGCCTGCACGCTGAGAAACTTGCCGCCCAACCTGCCGGCGCAAACGCGAATCGCCGTCCGTTTCCATTACGAAACAAACGGCCGCCTGGAAGTCACCGTGAAAGTCGACGGCGTTGACAACCCGCTTAAGCAGGAAATCACCCGCTCCACCGCGATGACGTCGGAACAGATCGATAGCTGGCGGCAATTTATTTCCGGTCGCGGGCCCGGCCCTGGCGCCGCCACCACCACCAAACCGACCTGA
- a CDS encoding transglutaminase domain-containing protein, whose translation MQRALGAIAFLALAIASLTVASARTWTDATGKFRMEAELVSANDSQVVLKTTDGRELTVPLAQLSRNDRVYLARIKAAGTDAPTEPTEPTGSDSATDSPNAIPMGTPGQNPAPGQSNEDANGPQYGEPVTLTIVKGVRITTPGGARGVTATFPIPATWPEQAVEELQTDHPASVQRAGTRDLPGGSQQIVLSIPLMKAGEVAEVANTYRVQRRPIEPPADTSRLQRPPRPVGELRQYLGASPGIQTANTRFRKTAEEIAAGEVEGWALVKKTFDWVRANMKYVGGELRGALWAAEHGQGDCEEYTSLFIALSRANGVPARAVWVPGHCYAEFYLEDASGRGWWFPCDALQENEPGRLRRTLPILQKGDSFEVPELRGKQRYLSESLTARDVGRGAPPQLEAILRNADAAP comes from the coding sequence ATGCAACGAGCCCTCGGTGCGATCGCATTCCTCGCTCTCGCCATCGCCAGTCTGACCGTAGCGTCGGCCCGCACCTGGACCGATGCGACCGGCAAGTTCCGCATGGAGGCTGAACTGGTCTCCGCCAACGACAGCCAGGTCGTCTTGAAAACGACCGACGGACGGGAGCTTACGGTGCCGCTGGCCCAGCTCAGCCGGAACGATCGCGTCTATCTGGCTCGCATCAAGGCGGCCGGAACCGACGCCCCGACGGAACCGACGGAACCGACGGGCAGCGACTCCGCAACGGATTCCCCCAACGCCATTCCCATGGGAACGCCCGGCCAGAATCCTGCCCCAGGCCAGTCGAACGAGGACGCCAACGGCCCGCAGTACGGCGAGCCGGTGACGCTTACCATCGTCAAAGGAGTGCGTATCACCACCCCCGGCGGGGCGCGGGGCGTTACCGCCACCTTCCCGATTCCCGCGACCTGGCCGGAGCAGGCGGTTGAGGAGCTGCAGACCGATCACCCTGCCAGCGTGCAGCGGGCCGGCACGCGCGATCTGCCAGGCGGGTCGCAACAGATCGTGCTGAGCATCCCCCTGATGAAAGCAGGCGAGGTGGCCGAGGTCGCCAATACCTACCGCGTGCAACGTCGCCCGATCGAGCCGCCGGCCGATACCAGCCGCCTGCAGCGTCCGCCGCGTCCGGTGGGCGAGTTACGCCAGTACCTGGGAGCCAGCCCCGGCATTCAAACAGCGAATACCCGCTTTCGAAAAACGGCCGAAGAAATCGCCGCCGGCGAAGTCGAAGGCTGGGCCCTGGTAAAAAAGACGTTCGACTGGGTGCGCGCCAATATGAAGTATGTCGGCGGGGAACTCCGCGGCGCGCTCTGGGCGGCCGAACACGGCCAGGGGGATTGCGAGGAGTACACCTCGCTGTTCATCGCCCTTTCGCGAGCGAACGGCGTTCCCGCCCGCGCGGTCTGGGTGCCCGGTCATTGCTATGCCGAATTTTACCTGGAAGATGCATCGGGCCGCGGCTGGTGGTTCCCGTGCGACGCCCTGCAGGAGAACGAACCCGGGCGGCTGAGACGGACCTTGCCGATCCTGCAGAAAGGGGACAGCTTCGAAGTGCCCGAGCTGCGCGGCAAGCAGCGTTACCTGTCGGAATCTTTGACCGCCCGCGACGTCGGCCGCGGCGCCCCGCCCCAGCTGGAAGCCATTCTGCGTAACGCGGACGCGGCGCCTTAA
- a CDS encoding TatD family hydrolase → MDYFDPHIHMVSRTTDDYETLARMGCVGVSEPAFWAGFDRGSVESFRDYFRQLTDFEAKRAAQFGIQHYTWLCINAKEAENVELSREVIAMIPEFLDCPGVLGIGEIGLNKNTKNEATIFVEHLELAVKYDQQILIHTPHLADKYQGTRMILDMLCDDSRLDHSRVLVDHVEEHTVRHVLEEGFWAGMTLYPVTKCTPARAVDIIEMYGPERLMANSAGDWGPSKPTAVPDLIVEMRRRGHPESLIRKVVYENPLEFFRQSQGFQFTPRDAEQTRV, encoded by the coding sequence ATGGATTACTTTGACCCGCATATCCATATGGTGTCGCGCACGACCGACGACTACGAAACCCTGGCGCGCATGGGCTGCGTCGGCGTTTCAGAACCGGCGTTCTGGGCGGGCTTTGATCGCGGCAGCGTGGAGAGTTTCCGGGACTACTTCCGCCAGCTGACCGACTTTGAAGCAAAGCGGGCGGCCCAGTTTGGCATCCAGCACTATACCTGGCTGTGCATCAACGCCAAAGAGGCGGAAAACGTTGAGCTGTCGCGGGAGGTCATCGCCATGATTCCCGAATTCCTCGACTGCCCCGGCGTGCTGGGCATCGGCGAGATCGGCCTCAACAAAAACACCAAGAACGAAGCGACCATCTTTGTCGAGCACCTGGAACTGGCCGTCAAATACGACCAGCAGATCCTCATCCATACGCCCCACCTGGCAGACAAATACCAGGGCACCCGGATGATCCTTGACATGCTCTGCGACGACAGCCGGCTCGACCACAGCCGGGTGCTGGTCGACCATGTCGAAGAGCACACGGTTCGCCATGTGCTCGAAGAAGGCTTCTGGGCCGGCATGACGCTCTATCCCGTCACCAAATGCACGCCGGCCCGGGCGGTCGACATCATTGAAATGTACGGACCCGAGCGGTTAATGGCCAACTCGGCCGGCGACTGGGGCCCCTCCAAGCCGACCGCCGTCCCCGATCTGATCGTGGAGATGCGGCGTCGCGGCCATCCCGAAAGCCTGATCCGCAAGGTGGTTTACGAGAACCCTCTCGAGTTCTTCCGCCAGAGCCAGGGCTTCCAGTTTACCCCTCGCGACGCCGAACAGACGCGCGTCTAA
- a CDS encoding amino acid kinase family protein translates to MTPDARPQSPLRVVKVGGSLLAAAKLGPRLASWLRTLPGSTVLIAGGGQLADAIRFYDERQALGQAVSHALCIGLLSTSAQVLRALLPELPQLTESADLRFLGESGRSQAVIFDPCRWLQTEEPHQPPRPLPCDWRVTSDSIAARLAGVLDADACWLLKATPPPGERASLQELADRGYVDAWLPQLTSIPPVHCLALPGPLRDR, encoded by the coding sequence GTGACGCCCGACGCCCGACCGCAGTCGCCGCTGCGGGTCGTCAAAGTCGGCGGCAGCTTGCTGGCTGCTGCGAAACTGGGGCCGCGGCTGGCTTCCTGGCTCAGGACCTTGCCGGGCAGCACCGTGCTGATCGCGGGTGGAGGCCAGCTGGCCGATGCGATCCGCTTTTATGATGAACGCCAGGCACTGGGACAGGCCGTCTCGCATGCCCTGTGCATCGGCCTGCTGTCGACATCCGCCCAGGTGCTGCGGGCGCTGCTGCCGGAATTGCCGCAGTTAACGGAGTCGGCCGACCTGCGTTTCCTGGGGGAGTCGGGGCGATCACAGGCCGTGATTTTTGACCCTTGCCGTTGGCTGCAGACCGAGGAGCCGCATCAGCCGCCGCGACCGCTGCCGTGCGACTGGCGGGTGACGAGCGATTCGATCGCAGCCCGCCTTGCCGGCGTGCTGGACGCCGACGCCTGTTGGTTGCTGAAAGCGACGCCGCCGCCCGGGGAGCGAGCGTCGCTCCAGGAACTGGCTGACCGGGGCTATGTCGACGCATGGTTGCCGCAGCTGACGTCGATCCCGCCAGTTCACTGTCTGGCGTTGCCAGGTCCGCTACGGGATCGCTGA
- a CDS encoding hydantoinase/oxoprolinase family protein has protein sequence MNWLGLDIGGANIKLADGRGYAVSRAFALWQTPELLEQELRTAISEAPPSDRLIVAMTGELADCFDTKTEGVEHILTAVEGAADGRHTRVFLTSGKMVTPQAARSNPLSAAAANWRALTTYVGRCAPIGPSLAVDVGSTTCDLVALRHGDPAPHGLTDTDRLVCGELVYTGIERSPVCAVLKETVYRGKKCPVAQEFFATTRDAYLLLGVLPESTGDLRTADHRPATKAAARRRLGRMVCADDSQFNHRDAAVIAQAVMQTQVDALVAAARQVISGMPKPPETIILSGHGEFLARKALEKLELPVRYVSLTRELGWLVSRCATAHALAVLAGEGGNA, from the coding sequence ATGAACTGGTTGGGCTTGGACATTGGTGGGGCCAACATCAAACTGGCCGACGGGCGCGGTTACGCTGTTTCCCGGGCTTTCGCTTTATGGCAAACGCCCGAGCTACTGGAGCAGGAGCTACGCACGGCAATCAGCGAAGCGCCTCCGTCGGATCGTCTGATTGTCGCCATGACGGGCGAACTGGCCGACTGCTTTGACACCAAAACCGAAGGCGTCGAGCATATCCTGACGGCGGTGGAAGGCGCGGCCGACGGACGCCATACGCGCGTGTTTCTCACCAGCGGAAAAATGGTGACGCCCCAGGCGGCCCGCTCCAATCCCCTGTCGGCGGCCGCCGCCAATTGGCGCGCCTTGACGACCTATGTGGGCCGCTGCGCCCCGATCGGTCCTTCGCTGGCGGTCGATGTCGGTTCCACCACCTGCGACCTGGTCGCGCTGCGGCATGGCGATCCGGCCCCGCATGGCCTGACGGATACGGACCGTCTGGTATGTGGCGAGCTGGTCTATACGGGCATCGAACGCAGCCCTGTTTGCGCCGTCCTGAAAGAGACTGTTTACCGCGGCAAGAAGTGCCCGGTGGCGCAAGAGTTTTTCGCCACTACCCGGGACGCTTACCTGTTGCTGGGCGTACTGCCGGAATCAACCGGCGATCTGCGAACGGCCGACCATCGTCCCGCGACCAAAGCCGCTGCCCGGCGCCGCCTGGGACGTATGGTTTGCGCCGACGACAGCCAGTTCAACCACCGCGATGCGGCCGTGATCGCGCAGGCCGTGATGCAGACCCAGGTCGATGCCCTTGTCGCCGCCGCCAGGCAGGTGATCTCGGGCATGCCGAAACCGCCGGAAACGATCATCCTTTCCGGCCATGGCGAGTTTCTGGCTCGAAAGGCGCTGGAGAAACTGGAGCTGCCGGTTCGCTATGTCTCCCTGACCCGTGAGCTGGGCTGGCTCGTTTCCCGCTGCGCCACAGCGCATGCCCTGGCGGTGCTGGCCGGCGAAGGGGGAAATGCGTGA
- a CDS encoding ATP-grasp domain-containing protein gives MRVFVYEYVTGGGWFEQSSEPPTGSLLAEGSAMAAAVAEDLTALGHQTYLLRDVRLPHFRHLGELTSVDSRVAEELAFSRVAKRCDAALLIAPEFDQILLRRCRWALQAGVRLLSPGEAFITATSDKLRFASLLEAAGAPTPATFLLADAAAAGKRLFFPAILKPRAGAGSQGLRLLQERGDLEHLLATTDAAEQEQLLVQAFAPGMAASLAVLGGGDRPPVLLPAFEQLLSAGDFVYQGAAGPLAASLQERAQRLVRAALRALPPLTGYAGFDLVLGNDPAGTADTVVEANPRLTTSYAALRQISNTAACMMGTAQGESVLLRLKNSQILYRVGR, from the coding sequence GTGCGCGTTTTTGTTTATGAGTACGTCACCGGCGGAGGCTGGTTTGAGCAGTCAAGCGAACCGCCGACCGGTTCGCTGCTGGCAGAAGGCTCCGCGATGGCGGCGGCCGTCGCCGAAGATCTTACCGCTCTCGGGCATCAAACGTATCTCTTGCGCGATGTTCGCTTGCCGCACTTCCGACACCTGGGCGAGCTGACGTCTGTTGACAGCCGGGTCGCGGAAGAGCTGGCCTTTTCGCGGGTCGCGAAACGCTGCGACGCAGCCCTGCTGATTGCTCCTGAGTTCGATCAGATTCTGCTGCGTCGTTGCCGCTGGGCCCTGCAGGCTGGCGTACGTTTGCTGAGTCCGGGCGAAGCCTTCATCACCGCGACGTCCGACAAGCTGCGATTTGCCAGCCTGCTGGAAGCGGCCGGAGCGCCCACGCCGGCCACGTTTTTGCTGGCCGATGCCGCGGCGGCGGGCAAGCGGCTGTTCTTTCCGGCGATCCTCAAACCGCGGGCCGGCGCCGGGTCGCAAGGGTTGCGATTGCTGCAGGAGCGGGGCGACCTGGAGCATCTGCTGGCGACGACGGACGCGGCGGAGCAGGAGCAGCTGCTGGTACAGGCGTTTGCGCCGGGGATGGCGGCCAGCCTGGCGGTGCTGGGGGGCGGGGATCGTCCGCCCGTTCTGTTGCCGGCGTTTGAGCAGCTGCTTTCGGCCGGCGACTTCGTCTATCAAGGAGCGGCTGGCCCGCTGGCAGCTTCGTTGCAGGAACGGGCCCAGCGGCTGGTAAGGGCGGCGCTCCGCGCGTTGCCGCCATTGACGGGGTATGCGGGCTTCGACCTGGTGCTGGGGAACGATCCTGCGGGGACGGCCGATACGGTCGTTGAAGCAAATCCGCGACTGACGACCTCGTATGCAGCGTTGCGGCAGATCTCGAATACGGCCGCTTGTATGATGGGGACTGCCCAAGGGGAATCGGTACTGTTAAGGTTAAAAAATTCACAAATCCTGTATCGAGTCGGCCGTTAG
- a CDS encoding SMP-30/gluconolactonase/LRE family protein, producing MRFFAGVGLLCFAVLAQAAEVPPPEGDAIVSPDSRLEPLFTRTAGIRGGLTEGPAVAPDGSIYFSDIPFGNDSGMILRFNPQTKQTTVFVANSGKSNGLVFDRQGKLVACEGADHGGRRIVRWDTRTKKRTVVADRFDGKRFNSPNDICLDKAGRIYFSDPRYVGDEERELTRRSVYRIDTDGTVMELTKDIAKPNGLAIAPDGKTLIVSDLDNGTDRIDPTKPRPPLGVQEIVAYPLDDQGLIAGPKRRLVDFGDQFGCDGMTVDRDGNIYLSVRDESLPGVMVINPEGKEIGYIPTGPANQRPTPEKPVVGLPSNVEFGLGEESNMLYITVDQGLVRIRLKTHGFHAQYEND from the coding sequence ATGCGTTTTTTTGCTGGAGTCGGCCTGCTCTGTTTCGCGGTACTTGCCCAGGCGGCGGAAGTTCCTCCCCCTGAAGGCGACGCCATTGTTTCGCCCGACTCCAGGCTAGAGCCGCTGTTCACCCGTACCGCCGGCATTCGAGGCGGCTTGACTGAAGGTCCGGCCGTGGCGCCGGATGGCTCGATCTATTTCAGCGATATTCCCTTCGGCAACGATTCGGGCATGATTCTGCGATTCAACCCGCAGACGAAACAAACGACCGTGTTCGTCGCCAATTCGGGCAAGTCAAACGGCCTGGTCTTCGACCGGCAAGGCAAGCTGGTCGCTTGCGAGGGGGCCGACCATGGCGGACGGCGCATCGTGCGGTGGGATACGCGGACGAAGAAACGGACGGTGGTTGCCGATCGTTTTGACGGGAAGCGGTTCAACTCGCCAAACGATATCTGCCTGGACAAGGCGGGCCGGATCTACTTCAGCGATCCGCGTTACGTGGGCGACGAAGAACGGGAGCTGACGCGTCGTTCGGTGTATCGGATCGACACCGATGGTACGGTGATGGAGCTGACGAAGGACATTGCCAAACCGAACGGCCTGGCCATCGCTCCCGACGGAAAAACGTTGATCGTTTCGGACCTGGATAACGGGACGGATCGGATCGACCCGACCAAACCACGGCCGCCGCTGGGCGTGCAGGAGATCGTCGCTTATCCCCTGGACGATCAGGGGCTAATCGCGGGACCGAAGCGGCGGCTGGTGGATTTTGGCGACCAGTTCGGCTGCGACGGCATGACGGTGGATCGCGACGGCAATATCTACTTGAGTGTTCGCGATGAATCGCTGCCGGGGGTGATGGTTATCAATCCCGAAGGGAAAGAGATCGGCTACATTCCGACCGGGCCCGCTAACCAGCGTCCCACGCCGGAAAAGCCGGTCGTCGGATTGCCCAGCAATGTGGAGTTCGGCCTGGGAGAAGAGAGTAATATGCTCTACATCACCGTGGACCAGGGGCTGGTGCGCATCCGGCTGAAAACACACGGCTTTCATGCGCAGTACGAAAACGACTGA
- the thrS gene encoding threonine--tRNA ligase: MLNVTLPDGSVKEFAESVTPADVAATIGPRLAKAALAAEVDGTIVGLDYPLPRSGEVALKLFTDKNPEALGVMRHSCAHIMARAVMRLFEGVQLAFGPTIEGGFYYDFGLEHSLSEDDFPAIEAEMRKIIAEDEPFVRSEAESAEALKICRGLDQKYKVEHIEEGLAEHDTVSFYRQGEFIDLCRGPHIPSAAAIGAFKLLSVAGAYWKGDQSRAQLQRLYATAFFNDKDLEEHLQRIEEAKKRDHRVLGKKLDLFTISPLVGSGLILWQPKGARIRSTLETFVKDELDRRGYEPVYTPNIGRVELYETSGHFPYYSDSQFTPIVMSEDERYLLKPMNCPHHTMIYKAKPRSYRDLPLRLAEFGTVYRYEQSGEISGMTRVRGFTQDDAHIFCTDDQVASEFRACLEMTQFVLDTLGLKDYRVRLGFRDPKSDKYVGNEENWERAQDAIVEVCRSLGITAEAEEGEAAFYGPKADFVVTDCLGREWQLGTVQLDYNLPSKERFDLEYIGADNSRHQPVMIHRAPLGSMERFIGVLIEHFAGAFPLWLAPEQVRVLPVSEKSSDYALSIERTARATGLRATGDYRSEKLGAKIRDAQIDLTPYMFVVGPRDQEAGTVSVRDRIDGDLGAMSVDEAIRRLHDEVKARTVRQSFGGDAGFGDRSAQNQY; this comes from the coding sequence ATGCTCAACGTCACTTTGCCTGATGGAAGCGTCAAAGAGTTTGCCGAGTCAGTGACCCCCGCCGATGTCGCCGCCACGATCGGCCCGCGACTGGCAAAAGCGGCCCTGGCCGCGGAAGTCGATGGCACGATCGTCGGGCTCGACTATCCCTTGCCCAGATCGGGCGAAGTCGCCCTGAAGCTGTTCACCGACAAAAACCCCGAGGCGCTGGGCGTCATGCGGCATAGCTGCGCCCATATTATGGCGCGGGCCGTGATGCGGCTGTTTGAAGGGGTGCAGCTGGCGTTCGGGCCGACCATCGAAGGCGGCTTTTACTACGACTTTGGGCTGGAGCATTCCCTCAGCGAGGACGACTTCCCGGCGATCGAAGCAGAAATGCGGAAGATCATCGCCGAGGACGAACCCTTCGTCCGCTCGGAAGCCGAGTCGGCCGAAGCTCTGAAAATTTGCCGCGGCCTGGATCAAAAGTACAAGGTCGAACATATCGAAGAAGGCCTGGCCGAACATGACACGGTCAGCTTCTATCGCCAGGGCGAGTTTATCGATCTTTGTCGCGGGCCCCATATTCCCAGCGCCGCCGCCATTGGCGCCTTCAAGTTGCTATCGGTGGCCGGAGCCTACTGGAAAGGGGACCAGTCCCGCGCCCAGCTGCAGCGGTTGTACGCGACCGCGTTCTTTAATGACAAAGATCTGGAAGAACATCTGCAGCGGATTGAAGAGGCCAAAAAACGCGATCACCGCGTGCTGGGGAAAAAGCTCGATCTGTTCACCATCAGCCCGCTGGTTGGTTCCGGCCTGATTCTGTGGCAGCCCAAAGGCGCCCGGATTCGCAGCACGCTGGAAACGTTCGTCAAGGACGAGCTGGATCGCCGCGGTTACGAGCCCGTCTATACGCCCAACATTGGCCGGGTCGAGCTGTACGAAACCTCGGGCCACTTCCCCTACTACAGCGACAGCCAGTTCACGCCAATCGTTATGAGCGAAGACGAACGGTATCTGCTCAAGCCGATGAACTGCCCGCATCACACCATGATCTACAAGGCCAAACCGCGCAGCTACCGCGACCTGCCCTTGCGGCTGGCGGAGTTTGGCACCGTGTATCGCTACGAACAGTCGGGCGAAATCTCCGGCATGACCCGCGTCCGCGGTTTCACCCAGGACGACGCCCATATTTTCTGCACCGACGACCAGGTCGCCAGCGAGTTCCGGGCCTGTCTGGAAATGACCCAGTTTGTGCTGGATACGCTGGGCCTGAAGGATTACCGCGTGCGTCTGGGTTTCCGCGATCCCAAAAGCGACAAGTACGTCGGCAATGAAGAGAACTGGGAACGCGCCCAGGACGCCATTGTCGAAGTCTGCCGCAGCCTGGGGATCACGGCCGAAGCCGAAGAAGGGGAAGCAGCCTTCTACGGGCCGAAAGCCGACTTCGTGGTCACGGACTGTCTCGGCCGCGAATGGCAACTGGGCACGGTGCAACTGGACTATAACCTGCCCAGCAAGGAACGCTTTGACCTGGAATACATCGGAGCCGATAACTCCCGGCATCAGCCGGTGATGATTCACCGCGCGCCTTTGGGTTCGATGGAGCGGTTCATTGGCGTGCTGATTGAACACTTTGCCGGAGCGTTCCCGCTGTGGCTGGCGCCGGAACAGGTCCGCGTGCTGCCGGTCAGCGAGAAGTCATCGGACTACGCCCTGTCGATCGAACGCACGGCCCGGGCGACTGGACTGCGAGCGACGGGCGACTACCGGTCGGAAAAACTTGGCGCCAAGATTCGCGACGCCCAGATCGATTTAACGCCTTATATGTTTGTCGTCGGACCGCGGGACCAGGAAGCCGGGACTGTCTCGGTGCGGGATCGTATTGACGGCGATCTGGGAGCGATGAGCGTCGACGAGGCGATCCGTCGCTTGCACGACGAAGTCAAAGCACGTACGGTGCGGCAGTCGTTTGGCGGCGACGCCGGCTTCGGCGACCGGAGTGCTCAGAACCAGTATTAA